In Paenibacillus protaetiae, the genomic stretch AGGCAAGCGGCTGAAATATTTGCAGAACGGACTCGGCAACGTACTGGCGCCGCAGGAAAGCTGGCTGCTCATGCGCGGCATGAAGACGCTGCAGGCGCGCATGGAGCAAAGCGAGCGCAGCGCGCGCAAGCTGGCGGATTGGCTGGTGCGCCATCCGCAAGTAACGCGCGTCTATTATCCGGGCTTGGATGACCATCCGGGACGCGAAATTCATGAGCGCCAATCGGCCGGCTACGGCGCAGTTGTTTCGTTCGACGTAGGCAGCGGCGAACGGGCGAAAGCGCTGCTGAACGGTGTTCAGCTGCCGCTTGTAGCCGTCAGCCTTGGCGCGGTTGAAAGCATTTTATCGTATCCGGTCATGATGTCGCATGCGGCCATGCCGAGGGAAGTGCGGCTGGAGCGCGGCATTACGGACGGTCTGGTACGGTATTCCGTTGGCTTGGAGGATATCGAAGATTTGCTTGAGGATTTGGATCAAGCGCTTCACGGACTGGAATAAGCTGTGGGAGGGGCCTTGTACGCAAGGCCTCTTTTTTTCTGTACCGGTACCGGAATTAGGAAAACGGCCGCTGGAAAACCTATTGGACAAAAAGGCGGACAAGGAGAAGGAAATGGGCAGCAAATGGAAATGGCTTGCCGCAACGGCAATTATGCTCGGGTTGTTTGGTTACGTTTTATACGAATTTATGTCTGCGGCTATTCAAAATATACAGCTTGTCCAATCCATGGAGCAGACGGATTCCCATCAAGACCGCAAGCATGTTATTCTAATTTCCCAGGAGCAAAATACGCCTTATTGGGTTTCGCTTAAACAAGGTGCGGCAGAAGCAGCCCGCGAAGTTGGCATCGGCATAGAATATTGGGCGCCTTACCGGATTAATCCGGAAGAGCAGCAGAACCTGCTGGCCAAAGCGATAACGGCTAAGCCGGATGCGATTATGCTGCAGGGGATTAAATCGGATGACTATGACCGGCTAATCGGCCAAGCTGAACAGTCCGGCATTGCCGTAGTGGCAGTGGATTCGGATTCGCCGAACAGCAGCAGACTCGCTTACGTCGGCATCGACAATCTGGAGGCCGGCAAAAAACTAGGCAAGCTTGTGACCCGCAGCGGCCAAGCCCCGCAGCGGATCGGCGTGATGATCGGCACTTATAAAGTGGATAACCAGCAGCTTAGGCTGACGGGTTTCCGTTCCGTTATTGAAGCAACCAAAGGCTATTCCATCGCGGCCATAGCCGTATCCAACATCTCGCGTATCGAAGCGGCAAGGCAAACGGCCGAAATGATGGCAGCGCATCCCGATATTCAGACGATTGTCGGGCTGACGGGGCTTGATGCGGTTGGTATCGCAGAAGGGCTGCAAGTAGCTGCCCGGACAGATGTGCGTGTATTTGGCTTTGATGATTTGGGAGCTACGCGGGAAGCGATTGCGAATGGCACTATCGTATCTACGGTAGTCCAGCAGCCGGAGGAGATCGGAGGAGAAGCGGTGAGATTGCTTAGCCGTTACTTTAATGGCGAGAAAGTTCCAGCCGTCGTGAATACGCCGACTACAGTGCTGGATGCGGACACGCTCCGCGCAAACGGGCAGACGAAGCAGGCGGACCACCCATGAGCATACGCATTAAGCTGATTATTTTTATCCCGGCTATTATCGTTCTGGTTAATTTCGCCGCGTTTTTTATTTTTCAAAGCGGACGCAGCGTGCAGCAAAGCTATAATAATATGCTGGAGAGGCTGCTGCTGTACTCGCAGTTGACGGAAAAAACGCAGCAAAACTTGTCAGCGCTTAACTTATATTTAAACGAGCGAAGCCGAAACTCTTTTGATGCCTATAAAACCGAACGCTCGGAGCTTGGCGGGATGGCTGCGAATTTATCCGCGCAGCATCCCGTGCCGGAAACGGCGCTAGCGCTCGAAAGTTACGCCAATATGCTGACGGCATTTATGCAGCAGGAGGAAGCGACGATGCAGTCCTCAAGCAAACCCGGATCGCTGGAGTACGCAGCCTTGTATGCAAATGCGGAAAAAACCGCGTCTTATATTACGGATCAAGGTAGCGCTATTATTGATTTGGAGCTGGGGTATTACCAGCCGTTTTACCGGCAGATGTTTGTGCAGACGGAAAAAATGAACCGGTGGGCCTCCGCTCTTATTTTGACGGATACCATTATGGGAATCGGGTTTGCATTATGGCTTGCCAGCAGCATTACGGGGCCGATCAAACGGCTTGTTTATTCGGCCAAGCAAGTATCGCAGGGGCGGTTTCAAATCGAACGGCCGGTTATTACAAGCAGGGATGAGCTTGGCATATTGTCGGAAGCTTTCTCCCGCATGCTGGACGATTTAATTGAGCAGATGGCGAAGGAAAAAGATTCGCTTGAGACCGAGCGGCTCGTCAAGGAGCTGGAGCTAAAGGCGCTGCAAAATCAGATTAATCCGCATTTTTTGTTCAACACGCTTAATGTGCTGTCCAAGCTTGCTTTTCTCGAAGGGGCGGAGAAAACAAGCGATTTGACGGTAACGGTATCCAATCTGCTCCGTTATAATCTTAGAGAGCTGAACCGACTGGTGCCGCTTCAAGACGAAGTGGAGCATATTCAGGCTTATGTTACGATCCAGCTGGCCAGATTCCGTGACCGTGTTTCTTTTGAAAGCGAAATCAATCCGTTGTGCCTTCAAGTTCCGGTGCCTC encodes the following:
- a CDS encoding substrate-binding domain-containing protein, with protein sequence MGSKWKWLAATAIMLGLFGYVLYEFMSAAIQNIQLVQSMEQTDSHQDRKHVILISQEQNTPYWVSLKQGAAEAAREVGIGIEYWAPYRINPEEQQNLLAKAITAKPDAIMLQGIKSDDYDRLIGQAEQSGIAVVAVDSDSPNSSRLAYVGIDNLEAGKKLGKLVTRSGQAPQRIGVMIGTYKVDNQQLRLTGFRSVIEATKGYSIAAIAVSNISRIEAARQTAEMMAAHPDIQTIVGLTGLDAVGIAEGLQVAARTDVRVFGFDDLGATREAIANGTIVSTVVQQPEEIGGEAVRLLSRYFNGEKVPAVVNTPTTVLDADTLRANGQTKQADHP
- a CDS encoding sensor histidine kinase — its product is MSIRIKLIIFIPAIIVLVNFAAFFIFQSGRSVQQSYNNMLERLLLYSQLTEKTQQNLSALNLYLNERSRNSFDAYKTERSELGGMAANLSAQHPVPETALALESYANMLTAFMQQEEATMQSSSKPGSLEYAALYANAEKTASYITDQGSAIIDLELGYYQPFYRQMFVQTEKMNRWASALILTDTIMGIGFALWLASSITGPIKRLVYSAKQVSQGRFQIERPVITSRDELGILSEAFSRMLDDLIEQMAKEKDSLETERLVKELELKALQNQINPHFLFNTLNVLSKLAFLEGAEKTSDLTVTVSNLLRYNLRELNRLVPLQDEVEHIQAYVTIQLARFRDRVSFESEINPLCLQVPVPPLSLQPLVENAFIHGIESMETGAVIKLKIEQDGTDVLISISDNGVGMPEDVRQALLQPEHEGLPNDRQIKTQTTGIGTRNVFRRLALQYGRDDLIQIQSSPGEGTTIMIRIPEQERRGRDVPAADRG